The Nothobranchius furzeri strain GRZ-AD chromosome 8, NfurGRZ-RIMD1, whole genome shotgun sequence genome includes a region encoding these proteins:
- the nek1 gene encoding serine/threonine-protein kinase Nek1 isoform X4 translates to MDKYEKVKKIGEGSFGKAILVKSKEDGHQYVIKEIGISGMSSKERQESRREVAVLANMSHPNIVQYKESFEEGGCLYIVMDYCEGGDLFRKINSQKGVLFSEEQILDWFVQICLALKHVHDRKILHRDIKSQNIFLTKDGTVQLGDFGIARVLNSTVDLARTCIGTPYYLSPEICENKPYNNKSDIWALGCVLYEMCTLKHAFEAGNMKNLVLKIIRGSFPPVSVHYSQELRSLLAQLFKRNPRERPSVSSVLDKPFLFCRIEKFLTPQIIAQEFRHHFLHKQPKVGLAQVPSAQKITKPASKYGVPLTGAKSSSEKKSAVKHKPAPNPAAPQRRPSQGEEERKKHEAGIGKKKMEQTEKERKQKEQMFLLKAEQVKRYEKEKISRINQAREQGWKHVLGSSGGSSPERKCLMGGKRAAGVAAVVRGSHLAPAPAPAPIPNKRPYEHYHAALDQTAKSQSKDRSRDGASAGPGSPVHGGVAAAGPVLSNSPTQCLNHDVIRRELQKLQHASKQAHISRLGRAQMAAERTFQVKEFLQRKKEAMLNKVRAEGQLGTRPHMAAIYGSWASTARCRRPKVNREEEEYLARLRQIRLQNFNERQQIKARLRGEKYDSDGSDSQESSEEAELRRKKIEVLKAQANTRAAVLKEQLEKKRREAFEREKRAWDDHLAAARGVKLGIVAEASPVSDLRPPEPWDPQQGHTAKTSAQPSSSAISMTAALKNVGAISQISPLKESLHEPETAAAIQSEKKQILNRLNQNLKALNPVDKMESPPAPAEPSPDVQQKQSDAEKSPTLDGDRKKWEAAELPALPEPPHMLEETNPTTDTSPEDRPSSAGDRKKWEAGTPLVFPAAQQTLEETCITTINQTVGEVIKMGELEAEAPRKVWGASPVCQVLRVLQEAKLQSLTQQLDCATRSDNTFSVSASDDGKMTLAAPASAVDQNLTADPHVSATNAAEADLESVVLEEMAAQASDPPAKVQQAWGPKAQMPPEGATGPTGSTEVEKSADKPESSTSAQHEEPLFMKRSPAHRRTAALAILSAQSSLDESSSSLGSRSRSVSPLRSKNQKALLIGLSTGMFDANNPKMLRTCSLPDLSRPFSCQQDSVANKADAAPDKDLEIEDLEEATKEDDQSEAEDSYEDEDLRDIRASMERLLQDDSDITKSPPAVEAGDFNGNPPEVRGQELFNRITAEIDQDHSQMAVDEEEEEEEEDEEEEEEEEDDDEEECSNESPGDEEGRELLSNGVGGEHHSDDKQLNEEWHSDGSGEDQVSEADHHDSIFSRLEELRFDLEQQMGFEKFIEAYNKIKAIHEDEDESIELGSSLVSNILGTEHQHLYPNILHLVMADGAYQEDNNE, encoded by the exons ATGGACAAGTACGAAAAGGTGAAGAAAATCGGGGAAGGTTCATTTGGAAAGGCTATCCTGGTGAAATCCAAAGAAGATGGACACCAGTATGTCATCAAGGAGATTGGCATATCTGGT ATGTCAAGTAAAGAGAGGCAGGAATCTCGCAGAGAGGTTGCTGTTCTTGCCAACATGAGTCATCCCAATATTGTCCAGTATAAGGAGTCTTTTGAAG AAGGGGGATGTTTGTACATCGTGATGGATTATTGTGAAGGTGGAGACCTTTTCAGGAAGATCAACTCTCAAAAAGGAGTTTTGTTCTCAGAAGAGCAG atcttggattgGTTTGTCCAGATTTGCCTCGCTCTGAAGCATGTACACGATCGAAAAATCCTCCACAGGGATATTAAGTCACAG AACATATTTTTGACAAAAGATGGGACCGTACAGCTTGGTGACTTTGGAATTGCGAGAGTCTTGAATAG CACTGTTGATCTTGCGAGGACATGCATAGGAACACCATATTATTTATCACCAGAGATTTGTGAAAACAAACCATACAACAACAAAAG TGACATTTGGGCCCTAGGATGTGTCCTCTATGAAATGTGCACTCTTAAGCATGCA TTTGAAGCTGGCAACATGAAGAACTTGGTCCTGAAGATCATTCGTGGTTCATTCCCTCCTGTGTCTGTTCACTACTCCCAAGAACTGCGGTCTCTCTTGGCGCAGCTGTTTAAACGAAACCCCCgagagaggccctcagtcagcagcGTACTGGACAAGCCTTTCCTTTTCTGCAGGATAGAGAAGTTTCTCACACCACAG atcaTCGCTCAGGAATTCCGCCATCATTTTCTTCACAAGCAGCCTAAAGTGGGTTTGGCACAAGTGCCATCAG CCCAGAAAATTACAAAACCAGCTTCCAAATATGGAGTGCCTTTAACTGGAGCCAAGAGCTCATCGGAGAAGAAATCTGCTGTAAAACACAAACCG GCCCCAAACCCAGCAGCCCCTCAGAGGAGACCGAGTCAAGGGGAGGAGGAAAGGAAAAAACACGAG GCGGGAATCGGAAAGAAAAAGATGGAACAGacggagaaagaaagaaaacagaaagagCAG atgttcctgttgaaagcagagcaaGTGAAGAGGTATGAGAAGGAAAAG ATCAGTCGTATAAACCAAGCCAGAGAACAAGGATGGAAGCATGTACTGGGTTCGAGTGGAGGTAGCAGCCCAGAGAGGAAG TGTTTAATGGGGGGTAAGCGCGCTGCAGGCGTTGCCGCTGTTGTCCGAGGCTCCCATTTGGCCCCAGCTCCAGCCCCAGCCCCCATCCCTAACAAGAGGCCGTATGAACACTACCACGCTGCTCTGGATCAAACGGCTAAGTCACAGTCCAAAGACCGCAGCAGGGACGGCGCTTCAGCAGGACCTGGCAGTCCCGTTCA TGGTGGTGTGGCTGCTGCAGGCCCAGTGCTGTCCAACAGCCCCACTCAATGcctgaatcatgatgtcatcaGAAGAGAACTACAGAAGTTACAGCATGCTTCAAAACAAGCCCACATTAGTCG GCTGGGCCGGGCCCAGATGGCTGCAGAGCGGACCTTTCAGGTCAAGGAGTTTTTACAGAGGAAGAAGGAAGCCATGCTTAATAAAGTTAGAGCTGAAGGACAGCTG GGCACTCGACCACACATGGCTGCCATCTATGGAAGCTGGGCCAGTACAGCTCGGTGCCGGCGGCCCAAAGTCAACCGAGAGGAAGAG GAGTACTTGGCAAGACTCAGGCAGATCCGACTGCAGAACTTCAATGAGCGTCAGCAGATCAAAGCCCGACTGAGAGGGGAGAAG TATGACAGCGATGGCTCTGATAGCCAAGAATCTAGTGAGGAGGCCGAGCTCAGAAGAAAGAAAATAGAGGTTTTAAAG GCTCAGGCCAACACGCGAGCCGCTGTTCTGAAAGAGCAGCTGGAGAAGAAGAGACGGGAAGCATTTGAGAGGGAAAAGAGAGCTTGGGACGACCAT CTTGCTGCAGCTCGAGGTGTGAAGTTGGGCATTGTAGCAGAAGCATCGCCTGTCTCTGACCTTCGACCTCCAGAACCTTGGGACCCCCAGCAAGGACACACTGCCAAAACATCAGCCCAGCCCTCATCCTCGGCTATATCCATGACTGCTGCTCTGAAGAACGTCGGAGCCATCAGT CAGATTAGTCCGCTTAAAGAAAGCTTGCATGAACCAGAGACAGCAGCAGCGATTCag AGTGAGAAGAAGCAGATTCTAAACAGACTCAACCAGAACCTAAAGGCACTGAACCCGGTGGACAAGATGGAGTCTCCACCTGCACCTGCAGAACCAAGTCCTGATGTCCAGCAGAAGCAGTCTGACGCTGAGAAAAGTCCCACTTTGGATGGTGACCGGAAGAAATGGGAAGCAGCAGAGCTCCCCGCTCTGCCTGAGCCTCCTCACATGTTAGAGGAGACAAATCCCACGACGGACA CATCACCAGAGGACAGACCTTCCTCTGCTGGGGACAGGAAGAAGTGGGAGGCAGGTACTCCACTTGTTTTCCCAGCAGCGCAGCAAACCCTAGAGGAGACGTGCATCACCACCATCA ATCAAACGGTGGGGGAGGTCATAAAGATGGGTGAACTAGAAGCAGAAGCTCCCAGGAAGGTGTGGGGAGCGAGTCCAGTGTGTCAGGTGCTGAGAGTGCTTCAGGAGGCCAAGCTGCAGTCTCTCACCCAGCAGCTGGACTGTGCCACCAGATCTGACAACACATTTTCTGTTTCTG CATCTGATGATGGGAAGATGACCTTAGCTGCTCCGGCCTCTGCTGTTGATCAGAACCTGACCGCTGATCCGCACGTGTCTGCGACCAATGCTGCTGAGG CAGATCTGGAGTCAGTGGTTTTGGAGGAGATGGCTGCACAAGCCTCGGATCCTCCAGCTAAAGTACAACAAGCCTGGGGGCCCAAAGCCCAAAT GCCACCTGAGGGCGCTACAGGACCAACAGGCAGCACCGAGGTGGAGAAGAGTGCAGACAAACCTGAATCTTCAA CCTCAGCTCAGCATGAGGAGCCACTGTTTATGAAGCGCTCACCAGCCCACCGACGCACTGCTGCCCTCGCCATCCTCTCTGCTCAGTCCTCCCTGGATGAATCCTCCTCCTCTCTGGGCTCTCGCTCTCGATCCGTCTCCCCTTTGCGCTCCAAGAACCAGAAAGCCCTCCTTATTGGTCTCTCTACGGGCATGTTTGACGCCAACAACCCAAAG ATGCTGCGGACGTGCTCTTTACCGGACCTCAGCCGACCCTTCAGCTGTCAGCAGGACTCTGTCGCCAACAAGGCTGATGCCGCCCCAGACAAAGACCTGGAAATTGAGGACCTGGAGGAGGCAACAAAAGAGGATGATCAGTCAGAGGCTGAGGA TTCGTATGAAGACGAAGATCTGAGGGACATCAGGGCTTCCATGGAGAGGCTGCTGCAGGATGACAGCGACATAACCAAGAGTCCTCCAGCTGTGGAAGCGGGAGACTTCAACGGAAACCccccagaggtcagaggtcaggagcTTTTCAACAGGATCACAGCTGAGATTGATCAGGACCACAGTCAGATGGCTgtggatgaagaggaggaggaggaggaggaggatgaagaggaggaggaagaagaagaagatgatgacgaGGAGGAATGTTCTAATGAAAGTCCTGGTGATGAGGAGGGAAGGGAGTTGCTGTCTAATGGTGTGGGAGGAGAGCACCACAGTGATGACAAGCAGCTCAATGAAGAATGGCATTCAG ATGGCAGTGGAGAAGACCAGGTCAGCGAGGCAGACCATCACGACAGCATCTTCAGTCGCCTTGAAGAGCTTCGCTTCGACCTGGAGCAGCAGATGGGCTTTGAGAAGTTCATTGAAGCCTACAACAAGATTAAG GCTAtccatgaagatgaagatgagagTATCGAGCTAGGCTCAAGTTTGGTTTCGAACATTCTGGGAACGGAGCACCAGCATCTATACCCCAACATCCTCCACCTAGTGATGGCAGATGGTGCATACCAGGAAG ACAATAACGAGTGA
- the nek1 gene encoding serine/threonine-protein kinase Nek1 isoform X1: MDKYEKVKKIGEGSFGKAILVKSKEDGHQYVIKEIGISGMSSKERQESRREVAVLANMSHPNIVQYKESFEEGGCLYIVMDYCEGGDLFRKINSQKGVLFSEEQILDWFVQICLALKHVHDRKILHRDIKSQNIFLTKDGTVQLGDFGIARVLNSTVDLARTCIGTPYYLSPEICENKPYNNKSDIWALGCVLYEMCTLKHAFEAGNMKNLVLKIIRGSFPPVSVHYSQELRSLLAQLFKRNPRERPSVSSVLDKPFLFCRIEKFLTPQIIAQEFRHHFLHKQPKVGLAQVPSAQKITKPASKYGVPLTGAKSSSEKKSAVKHKPAPNPAAPQRRPSQGEEERKKHEAGIGKKKMEQTEKERKQKEQMFLLKAEQVKRYEKEKISRINQAREQGWKHVLGSSGGSSPERKCLMGGKRAAGVAAVVRGSHLAPAPAPAPIPNKRPYEHYHAALDQTAKSQSKDRSRDGASAGPGSPVHGGVAAAGPVLSNSPTQCLNHDVIRRELQKLQHASKQAHISRLGRAQMAAERTFQVKEFLQRKKEAMLNKVRAEGQLGTRPHMAAIYGSWASTARCRRPKVNREEEEYLARLRQIRLQNFNERQQIKARLRGEKYDSDGSDSQESSEEAELRRKKIEVLKAQANTRAAVLKEQLEKKRREAFEREKRAWDDHLAAARGVKLGIVAEASPVSDLRPPEPWDPQQGHTAKTSAQPSSSAISMTAALKNVGAISQISPLKESLHEPETAAAIQSEKKQILNRLNQNLKALNPVDKMESPPAPAEPSPDVQQKQSDAEKSPTLDGDRKKWEAAELPALPEPPHMLEETNPTTDTSPEDRPSSAGDRKKWEAGTPLVFPAAQQTLEETCITTINQTVGEVIKMGELEAEAPRKVWGASPVCQVLRVLQEAKLQSLTQQLDCATRSDNTFSVSAASDDGKMTLAAPASAVDQNLTADPHVSATNAAEADLESVVLEEMAAQASDPPAKVQQAWGPKAQMPPEGATGPTGSTEVEKSADKPESSTSAQHEEPLFMKRSPAHRRTAALAILSAQSSLDESSSSLGSRSRSVSPLRSKNQKALLIGLSTGMFDANNPKMLRTCSLPDLSRPFSCQQDSVANKADAAPDKDLEIEDLEEATKEDDQSEAEDSYEDEDLRDIRASMERLLQDDSDITKSPPAVEAGDFNGNPPEVRGQELFNRITAEIDQDHSQMAVDEEEEEEEEDEEEEEEEEDDDEEECSNESPGDEEGRELLSNGVGGEHHSDDKQLNEEWHSDGSGEDQVSEADHHDSIFSRLEELRFDLEQQMGFEKFIEAYNKIKAIHEDEDESIELGSSLVSNILGTEHQHLYPNILHLVMADGAYQEDNNE, encoded by the exons ATGGACAAGTACGAAAAGGTGAAGAAAATCGGGGAAGGTTCATTTGGAAAGGCTATCCTGGTGAAATCCAAAGAAGATGGACACCAGTATGTCATCAAGGAGATTGGCATATCTGGT ATGTCAAGTAAAGAGAGGCAGGAATCTCGCAGAGAGGTTGCTGTTCTTGCCAACATGAGTCATCCCAATATTGTCCAGTATAAGGAGTCTTTTGAAG AAGGGGGATGTTTGTACATCGTGATGGATTATTGTGAAGGTGGAGACCTTTTCAGGAAGATCAACTCTCAAAAAGGAGTTTTGTTCTCAGAAGAGCAG atcttggattgGTTTGTCCAGATTTGCCTCGCTCTGAAGCATGTACACGATCGAAAAATCCTCCACAGGGATATTAAGTCACAG AACATATTTTTGACAAAAGATGGGACCGTACAGCTTGGTGACTTTGGAATTGCGAGAGTCTTGAATAG CACTGTTGATCTTGCGAGGACATGCATAGGAACACCATATTATTTATCACCAGAGATTTGTGAAAACAAACCATACAACAACAAAAG TGACATTTGGGCCCTAGGATGTGTCCTCTATGAAATGTGCACTCTTAAGCATGCA TTTGAAGCTGGCAACATGAAGAACTTGGTCCTGAAGATCATTCGTGGTTCATTCCCTCCTGTGTCTGTTCACTACTCCCAAGAACTGCGGTCTCTCTTGGCGCAGCTGTTTAAACGAAACCCCCgagagaggccctcagtcagcagcGTACTGGACAAGCCTTTCCTTTTCTGCAGGATAGAGAAGTTTCTCACACCACAG atcaTCGCTCAGGAATTCCGCCATCATTTTCTTCACAAGCAGCCTAAAGTGGGTTTGGCACAAGTGCCATCAG CCCAGAAAATTACAAAACCAGCTTCCAAATATGGAGTGCCTTTAACTGGAGCCAAGAGCTCATCGGAGAAGAAATCTGCTGTAAAACACAAACCG GCCCCAAACCCAGCAGCCCCTCAGAGGAGACCGAGTCAAGGGGAGGAGGAAAGGAAAAAACACGAG GCGGGAATCGGAAAGAAAAAGATGGAACAGacggagaaagaaagaaaacagaaagagCAG atgttcctgttgaaagcagagcaaGTGAAGAGGTATGAGAAGGAAAAG ATCAGTCGTATAAACCAAGCCAGAGAACAAGGATGGAAGCATGTACTGGGTTCGAGTGGAGGTAGCAGCCCAGAGAGGAAG TGTTTAATGGGGGGTAAGCGCGCTGCAGGCGTTGCCGCTGTTGTCCGAGGCTCCCATTTGGCCCCAGCTCCAGCCCCAGCCCCCATCCCTAACAAGAGGCCGTATGAACACTACCACGCTGCTCTGGATCAAACGGCTAAGTCACAGTCCAAAGACCGCAGCAGGGACGGCGCTTCAGCAGGACCTGGCAGTCCCGTTCA TGGTGGTGTGGCTGCTGCAGGCCCAGTGCTGTCCAACAGCCCCACTCAATGcctgaatcatgatgtcatcaGAAGAGAACTACAGAAGTTACAGCATGCTTCAAAACAAGCCCACATTAGTCG GCTGGGCCGGGCCCAGATGGCTGCAGAGCGGACCTTTCAGGTCAAGGAGTTTTTACAGAGGAAGAAGGAAGCCATGCTTAATAAAGTTAGAGCTGAAGGACAGCTG GGCACTCGACCACACATGGCTGCCATCTATGGAAGCTGGGCCAGTACAGCTCGGTGCCGGCGGCCCAAAGTCAACCGAGAGGAAGAG GAGTACTTGGCAAGACTCAGGCAGATCCGACTGCAGAACTTCAATGAGCGTCAGCAGATCAAAGCCCGACTGAGAGGGGAGAAG TATGACAGCGATGGCTCTGATAGCCAAGAATCTAGTGAGGAGGCCGAGCTCAGAAGAAAGAAAATAGAGGTTTTAAAG GCTCAGGCCAACACGCGAGCCGCTGTTCTGAAAGAGCAGCTGGAGAAGAAGAGACGGGAAGCATTTGAGAGGGAAAAGAGAGCTTGGGACGACCAT CTTGCTGCAGCTCGAGGTGTGAAGTTGGGCATTGTAGCAGAAGCATCGCCTGTCTCTGACCTTCGACCTCCAGAACCTTGGGACCCCCAGCAAGGACACACTGCCAAAACATCAGCCCAGCCCTCATCCTCGGCTATATCCATGACTGCTGCTCTGAAGAACGTCGGAGCCATCAGT CAGATTAGTCCGCTTAAAGAAAGCTTGCATGAACCAGAGACAGCAGCAGCGATTCag AGTGAGAAGAAGCAGATTCTAAACAGACTCAACCAGAACCTAAAGGCACTGAACCCGGTGGACAAGATGGAGTCTCCACCTGCACCTGCAGAACCAAGTCCTGATGTCCAGCAGAAGCAGTCTGACGCTGAGAAAAGTCCCACTTTGGATGGTGACCGGAAGAAATGGGAAGCAGCAGAGCTCCCCGCTCTGCCTGAGCCTCCTCACATGTTAGAGGAGACAAATCCCACGACGGACA CATCACCAGAGGACAGACCTTCCTCTGCTGGGGACAGGAAGAAGTGGGAGGCAGGTACTCCACTTGTTTTCCCAGCAGCGCAGCAAACCCTAGAGGAGACGTGCATCACCACCATCA ATCAAACGGTGGGGGAGGTCATAAAGATGGGTGAACTAGAAGCAGAAGCTCCCAGGAAGGTGTGGGGAGCGAGTCCAGTGTGTCAGGTGCTGAGAGTGCTTCAGGAGGCCAAGCTGCAGTCTCTCACCCAGCAGCTGGACTGTGCCACCAGATCTGACAACACATTTTCTGTTTCTG CAGCATCTGATGATGGGAAGATGACCTTAGCTGCTCCGGCCTCTGCTGTTGATCAGAACCTGACCGCTGATCCGCACGTGTCTGCGACCAATGCTGCTGAGG CAGATCTGGAGTCAGTGGTTTTGGAGGAGATGGCTGCACAAGCCTCGGATCCTCCAGCTAAAGTACAACAAGCCTGGGGGCCCAAAGCCCAAAT GCCACCTGAGGGCGCTACAGGACCAACAGGCAGCACCGAGGTGGAGAAGAGTGCAGACAAACCTGAATCTTCAA CCTCAGCTCAGCATGAGGAGCCACTGTTTATGAAGCGCTCACCAGCCCACCGACGCACTGCTGCCCTCGCCATCCTCTCTGCTCAGTCCTCCCTGGATGAATCCTCCTCCTCTCTGGGCTCTCGCTCTCGATCCGTCTCCCCTTTGCGCTCCAAGAACCAGAAAGCCCTCCTTATTGGTCTCTCTACGGGCATGTTTGACGCCAACAACCCAAAG ATGCTGCGGACGTGCTCTTTACCGGACCTCAGCCGACCCTTCAGCTGTCAGCAGGACTCTGTCGCCAACAAGGCTGATGCCGCCCCAGACAAAGACCTGGAAATTGAGGACCTGGAGGAGGCAACAAAAGAGGATGATCAGTCAGAGGCTGAGGA TTCGTATGAAGACGAAGATCTGAGGGACATCAGGGCTTCCATGGAGAGGCTGCTGCAGGATGACAGCGACATAACCAAGAGTCCTCCAGCTGTGGAAGCGGGAGACTTCAACGGAAACCccccagaggtcagaggtcaggagcTTTTCAACAGGATCACAGCTGAGATTGATCAGGACCACAGTCAGATGGCTgtggatgaagaggaggaggaggaggaggaggatgaagaggaggaggaagaagaagaagatgatgacgaGGAGGAATGTTCTAATGAAAGTCCTGGTGATGAGGAGGGAAGGGAGTTGCTGTCTAATGGTGTGGGAGGAGAGCACCACAGTGATGACAAGCAGCTCAATGAAGAATGGCATTCAG ATGGCAGTGGAGAAGACCAGGTCAGCGAGGCAGACCATCACGACAGCATCTTCAGTCGCCTTGAAGAGCTTCGCTTCGACCTGGAGCAGCAGATGGGCTTTGAGAAGTTCATTGAAGCCTACAACAAGATTAAG GCTAtccatgaagatgaagatgagagTATCGAGCTAGGCTCAAGTTTGGTTTCGAACATTCTGGGAACGGAGCACCAGCATCTATACCCCAACATCCTCCACCTAGTGATGGCAGATGGTGCATACCAGGAAG ACAATAACGAGTGA